One genomic region from Quercus robur chromosome 4, dhQueRobu3.1, whole genome shotgun sequence encodes:
- the LOC126722584 gene encoding uncharacterized protein LOC126722584, whose protein sequence is MHFYTNIFLLAFFAITGILFPSDNNMVVGQGCKADVVNLVNNCGMFVLRNAPRVDPSPQCCAVVQKANIPCACSQVTSETLKALDMNKVVFVAKFCGRPLRPGSKCGAYNVPPAAYLG, encoded by the exons ATGCACTTCTATACCAACATCTTCCTTTTGGCTTTCTTTGCCATTACTGGGATTCTCTTTCCCAGTGACAACAACATGGTTGTTGGCCAAGGTTGTAAAGCTGATGTGGTGAATTTGGTAAACAACTGTGGTATGTTCGTTTTAAGGAATGCGCCAAGGGTAGATCCATCTCCACAATGCTGCGCTGTTGTCCAAAAAGCAAACATTCCTTGTGCATGCAGCCAAGTGACCAGTGAGACTCTGAAGGCACTTGACATGAACAAAGTGGTCTTTGTAGCAAAGTTCTGTGGCAGGCCACTGCGCCCTGGGTCTAAGTGTGGAG CGTACAATGTCCCACCAGCAGCATATCTTGGATGA
- the LOC126722585 gene encoding uncharacterized protein LOC126722585 produces MAMHFNSNIFLLAFFAITGILFSSDNNMVVGQGCEADVENLVNNCGRFVQRDKPRISPSPQCCNAVHKANIKCACSHVTNENVKLIDMDKVVFVAMSCGRPLTPGSCGAYLVPPAAYLG; encoded by the exons ATGGCAATGCACTTCAATTCCAATATCTTCCTTTTGGCTTTCTTTGCCATTACTGGGATTCTCTTTTCCAGTGACAACAACATGGTTGTTGGCCAAGGTTGTGAAGCTGATGTGGAGAATTTGGTAAACAACTGTGGTAGGTTCGTTCAAAGGGATAAGCCAAGGATATCTCCATCTCCACAATGCTGCAATGCCGTCCATAAAGCAAACATCAAATGTGCATGCAGCCATGTGACCAATGAGAATGTGAAGCTGATTGACATGGACAAAGTGGTCTTCGTAGCAATGTCCTGTGGCAGGCCATTGACCCCTGGGTCGTGTGGAG CGTACCTTGTCCCTCCAGCAGCATATCTTGGATGA
- the LOC126722586 gene encoding uncharacterized protein LOC126722586 gives MAMYFNTNIFLLAFFAIAVILFSDNNNNMVVGHGKSCQAEYLQGLISQCTDHLKKNVPKTNPSAHCCAVVSKVDLPCLSKQLPKEILETIDMDKVDFLTKSCCRPSHGPGPGPARD, from the coding sequence ATGGCAATGTACTTCAATActaacattttccttttggCTTTCTTTGCCATTGCTGTGATTCTGTTCTctgataacaacaacaacatggtTGTTGGCCATGGCAAAAGTTGCCAAGCTGAGTACTTGCAGGGTTTGATATCACAATGCACTGATCACCTTAAAAAGAATGTGCCAAAGACAAATCCATCTGCACATTGCTGCGCTGTTGTCAGTAAGGTCGACCTTCCATGCCTAAGCAAGCAATTGCCCAAGGAGATTTTGGAGACGATTGACATGGACAAAGTGGACTTTTTAACAAAGTCCTGTTGCAGGCCCAGCCATGGCCCTGGTCCAGGCCCGGCCCGGGACTAA
- the LOC126722587 gene encoding uncharacterized protein LOC126722587, translated as MAMYIHTNIFLLAFFAITVILFSSNMVVGRRCQGEQDLMSKCAAFVKKDGPKAYPHPTCCGAIQKVDIPCICKQLNSEMEKKIDMNKVVFVAKMCNKPLAPGSKCGDFSVPPVAYIG; from the exons ATGGCAATGTACATCCATACTAACATCTTCCTTTTGGCTTTCTTTGCCATTACTGTGATTTTGTTCTCTAGTAACATGGTTGTTGGCCGACGTTGTCAAGGTGAGCAGGATTTGATGTCTAAATGTGCTGCTTTCGTTAAAAAGGATGGTCCAAAGGCATATCCACATCCAACATGCTGCGGTGCTATCCAGAAAGTAGACATTCCATGCATATGCAAGCAATTGAACTCagagatggagaagaagatTGACATGAATAAAGTGGTCTTTGTAGCAAAGATGTGTAACAAGCCACTGGCCCCTGGGTCTAAGTGTGGAG ATTTCAGTGTCCCACCAGTAGCGTATATTGGATGA